GATTTAGGTAAAAATGAGCATTCATGATCAGGAAAAATACTGGGACAATGTAGCCGAAGAAAAAGAATTTCCAACTCCTTTTCAAATAGAAGAGTTCGAAAAATGCGTTTCAAATGAAATGAAAACACTCGAAAATTCTATGAATTTTCGGTGTCCCGAAAATCGACGATTTTCGAGGATTTTAGATGTTGGCTGTGGTTATGGGAGGACTTTAAATGAGCTATATAATCATGGATTTAAGAATTTAACTGGAATTGATTATTCGCAGGGCATGATAAACAGAGGATTAAGACTTTATCCAGATTTAAACCTAATAAAGACTGATGGTGAGTTAATTCCTTTTCCAGATAATAAATTTGATGCTGTAATTCTTCTCGCTGTTTTGACTTCAAGTTACAAAGATGAAGAGCAGGAAAATCTAATTTCTGAAATTTCAAGGGTTCTAAAGGACAATGGAATTTTATACATCAA
This portion of the Methanobacterium sp. genome encodes:
- a CDS encoding class I SAM-dependent methyltransferase, translated to MSIHDQEKYWDNVAEEKEFPTPFQIEEFEKCVSNEMKTLENSMNFRCPENRRFSRILDVGCGYGRTLNELYNHGFKNLTGIDYSQGMINRGLRLYPDLNLIKTDGELIPFPDNKFDAVILLAVLTSSYKDEEQENLISEISRVLKDNGILYINDYLINQDKRNLKRYNDYKNKYGIFGVFQLPEGAVFRHHTKNHILKITEGFKELIFQKTVYDTMNGNKSNGFYYIGELNKKY